The DNA window CAATTAGACGTTCTCGGttacatgaaatataattttgattaattttttaaaatttaagttaatttagATGTGATTTGGATAGTTAAAAATTGGATCGAAATTTGCCATGTAGGCCCTTAGAGAATTCGACAAGAATAGAGActtagataaaataattttttagcccatttgaataatatAAGTTTTCTACTAAGGTattgttgagtatgactcatatttcaatcaaatttaagagataatctcctagttaaactctgtttatttgtttcaatcgaactttgattagtctagattattttattattatttgacctacaaatttagcctataaataggctcttttacaaccttagaaaatacacccattaaatATTAGAACTCGTAAcatttttagagaattttgtgtttacgctttgagggttctttgttttaagggtttagtttttatctctatcttttgtactatttgttcttttgccattatagtataATTAtatttgctcgtggttttttatcctttttggaggggttttttcacattaaatttttgtgttcaatttctcaatttctttcactatttttacttattcattgcttaatcgggttgacccccaacaagtggtatcagagctagtttaaatTTTGTAGACCAGCTCGTTTAGAGATGACAACAAAAGGGTTTGACATTCAGAAGCCCGATGGTGTTACAAacttcaatctgtggcaagttcgaatGATGACAATTCCAGTTTAGATCGGCCTGAAAAAGGTCATTATCGGGAAAAACCTTGAGAGTCTAGATTAggtagaatgggaagagcttgataaAAATGCCctatctgcaatccagttgtaCCTCACAAATAGTGTAttacaggaggtattgatggagaaaacctcatccgccttgtagaaaaggttagaatcTCTTTATGTGACTTAGCCTTTGGCtaatcgtttagtgttgaaacaacgtttatttacgtttcacatgaatgaatgtgagcttcttagagatcacattagtcaatttattactcttttgaatgatttaaagaatgttgaggttaagATTGGCAATGAAGATCAGGCTGTGTTATTATTGTGCTATTTACCATCTTTATGTAAGTCTTTTagggagaccttgatttatggcagagacaaactctcgttcgaggatgtgaagggtcatttgttgagtaaagaaAAAATCGACAATGAATTTGGTTCAAATAGCAAGGCATATAAGCAAGCTttcattttggtagcatcaaagaagcgagacaaaaggtgtcgttATTGTAataagttaggtcacgtcaaaacAGATTGTTAAAAACTACGAAATAAAAGGGctactgagagtaacgaggaagatgtagttggtgataatttggccgatgaaagcggtgatgatttcttgttagtgtcaacgagcgatagcTCCAAGCTTACATCCAATTGAATCCCAGATTTAGGATGTTCTTTTCACATGTTTCCCAACAAAGAATGGTTCTCCATATACAGTTTAGTTAAAGGTGTAGTTGTGCGCATATGAAAtgattcatccagtaaggtaatctgtattggtactgttaaaattaggattcACGATGGGATGATTAGGACGCTCTcaaatgtcaggtatgtacctgatttacgaaagaatctcatctccttgagtattttagacttaaaaggttgcagaatcaacatcgagtcgagcagCATTAAGGTGGCTTGTGGgactctcattttgttaaaaggtgaAAAGACCGAAAATCTTTATATTCCAAACGTCCCTTGTCTGTTatggagtcgaagtcaactcgtttggaacgaaggcaacttggtcataggagggaaaaagttatgaccgtttcgttgaaaaTAAGTTCTCTTTTTAGATGCAGATTTTAAAAAGTTATGGCACTGTGTTCGTAAAAATcaaacccgggttagttttgatttggcagtgcataAGTTGAAGGCTAGAAATCTTTCAACTTCTAAGCACATATTCGAATAAGTTAATTCCCTgtatagttcaagataggcccatgGTGGGCTTTGGGAAAGATGTCATTGtggaaatacgagtcaaggtggagatttattaagtatgactcatatttcagtcaaatttgaaaaataatctcccagttaaactctgtttatttttttcaattgaagtttgattagtctagattattttattattatttgacctacaaatttagcctataaataagctattttataatattagaaaatacaCCAATTAAAGATTAGAACTCGTAACGCTTTTATCTCcattttttgtactcttcgttcttttgccactagagtaaaattatctttacccgtggtttttttatcatttttggaggagttttttaaagttaaatttgtatgttcaatttcttaatttatttcactatttttacTTATTCGTTACTTAACCGAATCGACAGGTACTATTAGTTAATAGACTTGAAATTAATTGTTCAACCTAagtcaattaaattaaataaggGCCGATATATGATTCATTAAAGTGGGAGcttaatgtttaattaaaattgagCCACCACTTGTGGCATATTGGATATGCGACAAACATATGGTATTTTTGGCCCAAATGTTAGTTAAATGGctcacataaatattatattgtGGCTGAAGAGTGAGAGTGAATTTTTTTAGTGAAAAATACAGCAAATGGTAAATTTTAGAATTCTCCCTAAGGGtgtagatttttgtttttatttttttagagaaaactattatattcttatttaaagttggtttttattattaattaaacgactcaaattaaattaatcaaaattgatTTGTGTTTTCTCTAAATATGAAAGTTGTTTCAATCGGTTAGGAGGAATTTTCTGTTTGGCCAACTTTATGGTTGGTGCTTTCAGTTTTTTCTTTTCACTTCAAAATAGATCTTTAAGTGGAAAAGCTATAAGATTCAGATATTTTGTTGAAGAATGTCAATCTTCTTGTTAGCACTTGAGAAACTATAAAGCATTTGAAAGACTTCAACTCTCATTCATGTATACTATTGTTAGAGCCAGAACACTAGAGTTGCACATGATATTTTAGAATCTTAAAGAATTTCACCTTCATTAAGGGGGTATAGTTTGGTCCGTTTATCAAATGTTGGCTAAAACTCCATTATTGAATGGATCATAAATTGCCTCAGCAGTGCCAATTCCTTGAATTATTGTGTGTATATATTTAAGTCATGATAGCACTGCCTCAAGAATAGTTAAAATGGAACTCTACCTAATTTTGAGGGGAAAAAGAACCTCTTGAATCGAGATTTATGATTCGCAATGAATCCGGTCTATTGTTGATAATTATCATTTTCTTAAGTATGcttaaaaggttttttttttttttttaagttttgaaatttaaagtttagttgttttttaattttgagacattattgagtttatgttttttttatttcaacaatTTTACTCCAATTGATAATGTTATCAAATATATAAAAGGGCAAAATAAGTTCAATTCtccataattatattttttttatcaattccGTTATTATtctttaaaagtaattaaaaaaaatttaaaataaaagttttccataatttcaaaaaaaaaattttaaaagttatgataaaaattcgtttgaatttttatattttttcaaattttgattttaaagagattaattttttttaattttgatttttattaaaattgtttcTTACTTCATTTTTTAGGATTTCTTattgaaaaacttttaaaacatatatatttaaaaaaattatgcatttttaaaGAGTTTGGCTAAATTGACAAAAACTACGTAATAAACGTGAAATTAGTAATTATCAATTGGacgaaaaattttaaataaaaaaataaaaaatttaatatctcaaaattaaaatgaaataactaaaatataaaatttaaaagaatacaaatatttacaccaattttcctactattctataataaaaaaaatacttctaaactttattattaaaatataaaacatttacaaaaataattatgattggAATAGTTTTGTAATTATACCTATTTGAAGGGAAGCGAAGCTTCGAGAATTGCAACAAGGTTTTGTCGATCAAGAAATGTGGGTTTATTGGATCAGACTattatcataaaccccaaaatttaACTAAAACTACCCAAAGGACTTACATCCATTCAACTTCCTACTAAAATAGTGGTTAATAAAGTTCATGAATGATgtacaatttaaattaaaatatctattaaaatattatttggtacttgagtttttcACTCTTTTCTAATGTGGTACTTGTATTATTTTTTGTCTAATTTGGTACATGTATTTAACCAAAGATGTATTTTTAAGGTTTTAACGCTAATTTGCTGAAAGTTAATGGCTACTATTATTAGTTTTGTATTTTTCATGATTTGTTAATAGAATACATttagtgttaattgtgaatttatctAATTTTGCATCTAATTTGTCAAATACAATCCAATGAATGTGATTTTTCGGATTTTAGGATTAATttaatgaaagttaattgctaatattattagctaattatggtttttttatcaaatcaactataaaacccgaattaaatactaaaaaaattaacactGTTACCTCCAAGtatcaaaatgtataacttttgtcATATATAAGTATCATTTTAGACCAAAAAAATAACATAAGTATCATGTTAGACAAAAGTGACAAACTCAAGTACCAAAACCTCAAATAACCATTTtagttataaaaaaaaacacCTCAGACCTATTCATCATCAATTTCAACCTCTCACCAATCTTCACTTGCATTCCCATTTAGCCAAATACCCATAACCCATCATTCCACagagaaataagaaaatatttaacagaTTAAAGGAAACCCAGATTTTCTATTCTTAAAAacaaagcataaaacttatgcaAATGCAAGATAACTATCTAGTAAATAGGAAGTACTAGGGATGGCCATGCCAAAAGCAGTAGCAGATGCAATGGCACCAATGAGAGCAATTTGGAATGCACATTTTACTGGTTTGTTGCCAGTGAAGTAACCTTTGGCGTAGCCGAAGATGAGGAGTGTAGCTATGGTGATGACCACTGATGCAATCACGACATACACCCCCATATATAAGCAACAGCAATGTTGAATGCGCTTTGTAATGCTCTTCTTAGATATGGCTTCTCTAACCCCTGCTCAAACCTGCATACTTTACAGCTGTGTTTAACCAATAATTACATGTATAAACCAAATAGTCGGAAAAAATGGCAGCGGACTTGTTCTCCAATTATTTAGTCATCATTATTATGAGAGTTTTATCTGAATACTATCTTGAGactcaaataaaattaaacttaaatagtAAAACCgacaaaaaaaacatataaatataaaaaaattacacgTATATGAAAACAATGGGGAACAAGGATGAAATAGGAATAAAAAATGGGTTCCATCCATACCTAGTAAATATCGTAAAAAAAGAGAgtgtaaatttataattaattatgatgATTCCACCCCATAGGAATGGAATTTGTAACCAAAATGaagttaaaagaaaagaaaaaactacAAAAAAAGCTCCACATGGGGGATTTTTTGAAAAGTGAAAATAGTTCAACTTTGATTATTTcaaaatcaaattgaataaacatattttctctcattttgatGTCCTTATATAAGAGTGAGTAAAACTtgactcgatttgaaaaaatcgattttttttcaaattttgagttaatcaaataGATTTATTCGAGTATACTCGAATAAATAAttcgagttttgaatttgaatcaagttaaattttacaattcgaataattcgaataataaatttgtataaatacccttttggttcttgtcaagtttgaaaatgaataaattggtCTCTCTTTGAACAAAAATTgcaaaaaatctaaaataaattttaaaattttaaaaatttataaaaataccaaaatttatatattttaaaaaaattataaaaaattctaaaaaattctaaaaacatataaaaaaataaaaaataaaattttgtctttaataataattttgaaaagttttcaaattttaaattcagatgcctaatataaaataaaattaatttactgtaataaaattttaatttaaaatatatttaatttttaatttaactcaaattatttCGATAAATATTTTCGATAATAGTAGGGAGAATTGCCACTTCACTAAAAAGGCTCCATGGATAACCACACGCGAGGAACAAGAAGAAGACTCAAGAAAGGCTTGATGGAGCTCAAGAATCAATTGGGTTAATTGGTATGGTTTTTattgttttgaaaatattttaatttatttggagatttattcattttgattaCCTTTTGTAAACAACTTAATTTTCTGAATAAGCCATTTTTGTAAAATCCACAACTTTTTTTTATTGCCGAAAATTTTAAGTTCATCGTCACTTCCAACTTATTTCCTTATTAGttcctttccttcttttttttttttatttcttttacttaaGTCTTGCTCGATGGAAGGCTAAGGCGATTTGCCATTGAAAGTCGATTAGTATGAAAATGTTAGAGGagtatgaatatgttaaattaatttttgggcattttttaaacaataattttgttgATCATATTCTGGGTTTATTCATTTTGATTAGTCTTTTGTAAATAATTAGATTTTCTAAATCCCCATTTTTGTAAAATCCACGAGCTTTTTTCTATTGCAGAAAATGTTGAATTCATCTTTGTTTCCATTGTATTTCTTTAAACACTTCCATCGCTGCTTCAATTTCAATTTTCATAGCATTTTGATTACCATTAGTACACATTTTTGCTATTTTGATGGCCATAGCTGGAGAGGAGCACTACCACCATCTCTACCATGTTATTCTCGTTACAATGGTTTTTCTTCACCATCGGTCATTGTTAAGAGTATAGATAAAGACTGTGCTAGCTAACTCTGTTATTGAGCTAGCCTATTAGCTGTTAGTTTGTTATTCAAGCAGTTAAGTTGTTAGTAATAGCAGTTACTCATATATTCTATAAATACTATTGCTATAATGTACAAACTCAAGATACTAGACTAAATACAAAGAATACTTTCAATACTCAATACATTTTCATTCTATTCTTTCAATACTCAGTACAATTTCATTCTTTCAATACACAATACATTAACAACTCACCGTAGGTGTTAACGTGGTATCAATCGTCTAAGGTGCTGGAGACCTGTTCTTAGTCTGCTTCCATGACCACTACAGCTTCTGCTGATTCAGCCTCCGTCGAACATGGATGTTCGGCATTCACTGGTGCTAGGCTCGTCTAATCATTTCCACACCATGAGACTATCAAGTTGGATGACAACACTTTCGTTCAATTGCAGCAACATGTTTGGTTCATCATCGAAGGATAAGAgttaaccattttttttgatgGAATGTTACCTATTCCGCCAAGCTTTGTGCAGTCTTCAGAAGGCTCGCTCATTTCAAATCCAGATGCCTCGGCGTTCGTTCAACAGGACATGTTACTTGCTTCCTGGTTACTCTCCATAATTAATCCCTCACTCCTATCTTCTTTTACAGGGGCTCGAATGGCGTGTGATGTGTGGAATACCGCCATTCATCTCTTTGCTGTAGTCACAGGTACGAAGCTCTGTCGCCTCTGTCACGATCTTCACTCACTTGAAAAAGGTAGTCTCTCAGTCAAAGAATACGTAGCGAAGATTCAAAATACAAGTGCCTTGATAAAGGTTTCCGGATCTCGGATCTCGGAGGCAGAGAAGGTAGAAATAGTGCTTGCGGGCTTACCTCCAGAGTTCGATGCTATCCTTACCTTAGAGTCATTCTCGTCGGAGCCTCTGCCACTTCAATGTCTCATCAACGTGTTACTTGAGTATGAGAGCCGCCAGGTGCGTGCGGTACAAGACGTGCCTCTTCATGCCAATCTTTTGGAAATCGTTCGTCGCCGGTTATGGTGGGCTCTGTCCGTGGTGGTCATCCCCTGTTTGGAGGCCGCAGGAGAGGGTTTCAATCTTACATACAATGTCAGATTTGCAGACGGTTCGGGCATTTAGCCCAGAGGTGCTTTTGCCGTTATAACTGTGATTACGATGGCCTGTCGTCGGTTATTCGGGCGTCAAATCTGGCAGATCGTCATGGTCCTGGTGTGTCATTTTCGTCTTTGGTCTTTGGTCCGCTTCATGGTTCTTCCTTGGTGAAGCCGTAGGGTAATTTTTCGGGAGGTAATTTTTGGCCGTATGCTGCACGACCTTTGTCTCGACATAATAGGGTTTTAACCCATTTTTACAAAGTGATGATAGCCTTTACTTCCAAATTGGAATTGGGCATGAGCTGTTCTATGTGCCTAGGTTTGCTAATGCTAGGCCGATTGGGCTTGGTCATTTCAATGGGCACTTGCTTTCTGGCCCAAGTCAAGAATTTGGGGGAGCCGGCTCTTCCTTTGGGCTGCAAGCTCCTCCTCATCCAAATGGGCCAACTTCGAATTGTGTAGAGTTTGCTGCTTCTTTTGGCCATGGACGAGACCTTAGGGCTTTAGGTGGTGGGGTGTTTGTAATGTGTCTGGGCTATCTGTTCCTTGGCGGACCAAACCAAGGGCTCATGTTTACACTAGGTCGAACCCCTACTTTGAGCTCCCTCGTCTACCCGACTTGCATGCATCCGATGTTTTTGACTCCACTGGGTCTCATATTAATGCCACTCAATTCAGTTCAAACTGTGACAGCACTAATTCATATATTCTGATGCTCGTTGGAACTCTATCTTGGTATCCAAATTTAGGGGCTACACATCATGTATGTCGCAATGCCTCTGCTTTGCATGACTCTATAGCTTACTCAGGTACATCTTCTCTCTTAATGGGTGATGGGACTCCCACCAAGATCTCGTTTATTGGTAATTCAATTTTACCCACACAGTCTAAATTGCTTCATTTATCTAATGTTTTGTGCGTACCGAATATACAGAAGAATCTCCTATCTGTATCTCAATTTGCCACTAACAATAacgtttttttttgaatttcatctgACATATTGTGTTGTTAAAGACATCATGACTCGGGAAATTTTACTAAGGGGCCATATTCGTGATGGGCTCTATCACTTTTCTCCGGCGGTTGCGTCTGCTCAGTCTGTTGAAGCTCCTTCTACTACTCACATTGGACTCTAGAATAAATATGACAATGGTGCTATTTTTTCTCTGTGGCACAAACGCCTTGGTCATCCCTCTGTTTCTATTGTGAAATCTATTTTAGATAAATGTAATATTGCTTCCACTAAATTTTGCCTTGATAATGTTTGTACTGCCTGTCAAAAAGGGAAGTCTCATAAATTGCCCTTTCTCAACTCTACTACTGAATATAATGATTTGTTTGCCTTGATTGTCTCTGATCTATGGGGGCTTACATCAGTTGCATGTGGTTGTAATTAGTATTATGTATCCTTTATTGATATGTGCACTCGATTTACGTCGATTTATCTTATTCGTCAAAAGCCTCAGGCGGTAGATTGCTTTGCTTAGTTTCAACAATTAGTCAAAACTCAGTTCGGGAAAAATATCAAAGGATATTAGAGTGATTGGGGCGGAGAATTTTGAGCTTTCACGTCTATTTTAGGAACTCAAGGGATAATTCATCAGTTGTCTTGTCCACATACCtccaacagaatggggtggctgAATGCAAACATCAGCATATGGTTGACATGGGTATCACACTTTTGGCCCAAGTGAATCTTTCTATGGAATATTGGGTCTATGCATTTTGCAATGCTGTTCATCTCATCAATCATCTTCCTAACTTAGTTCTGAATGGACAGACTCCATATAGGGCTCTTTATGGACAAGATCGCACATATGATCATCTACGATTATTTGGGTGTTGTTGTTTTCCATATTTACGTCCATTTCTGCGTCATAAGTTGGATTTTCATTCTCAACCTTGTACGTTCTTGGGATATAGTCCTCAACAAAAAGGATATCAATGTCTTATGCCATATGGTAAGATCATCATTTCTCGTCATGTTGTGTTTGATGAACAAAGGTTTTTGTCTCCTTTGTCTACTACAAGGGGTTCCATGTCTTCGTCTGGTCCTATGCCAAATTTTGTTCCTCTTGTTAAGACTGTCCCTCCTCGGCCCATAGAGCTTTCACCCGCTCTACCGCCTGCATCATCTTCACCTCTTGGTTTCTGCCCCTCACCCTCTGTCTCTGATGATCCTTAGGCTGAGGTGGGCTTTGACCATGAGCCACATAGTCCTTCCTCCTTACCCTATGGTGATGGTATTCCTAGTCCTACCGTGCCTAGCACTAATATTCCATCCTCTCCTCTTCTTCCATCATCCTCTTTGCCTCCGATAAATACTCATTTGATGGTTACTTGGTCTAAGGTTGACATTTTTAAGCCCAAGACTTTTTCTGTTGAGGCTGTTGAGCCTCACACAATTGAGGAGGCCTTTTCTACCACAGAATGGGATACTGCAGCCCAAGTTGAATATGATACTCACATTAATAATTCCACTTGGGATCTTGTTTCGTTATCATCTAATAACAAGGAAATCGGATGTAAATGACTTTTCAAAGTCAAGAAAAATCTTAATGGCACTATCGCCCGTCTAAAGGCTCGGTTAGTCACAAAAAAGATGTTCTCAGGTACCTGGGTATGATTTCAAGGAAACGTTCAGTTCGGTGGTAAAACCTGCTACTATTTGAGTCATCCTGTCTATTGCAGCCTCCAAACAATGGCAGCTCCGTCAAGTTGATGTGAACAATGCTTTTTCGAATGGTGATCTTGCTGATGAGGTGTTCATGCAACAACTTGCAGGGTATGTTCAATGTGGTTTGAATGGCAAACCTTTAGTCTGTTGTCTGAAGAAATCTTTATATAGGCTCCGTCAAGCTCCGCGTGCTTGGTTTGATTAATTAAAGTATTTTCTCCTTTCTATTGGCTTTGTTATATCCAAAATTGATACATCTATGTTTGCTTGAATTACGACTAACTCCACTCTTTATGTGTTTGTTTATGTGGATGACATTATCATTATCGAAAGTGTGCCTAACTGTATAAATAGCTTTGTTCAACAATTGAATGATGAGTTCTCACTTAAAGATATGGGTGATCTCCACTATTTTCTAGGGATTAAGGTTACTCGTTCCTCCATAGGGTGTCTTCATCTTTGTCAGAGAAAGTACATCCGCGATCTACTTGACAGGATTTCTACATCTCATGCAAAGAGTGTCCATACTCCAATGGTTAGCTCATCTACTCTATCCAAGAATGACGGGGATCGTCTTCGTGAACCTACTGAGTACAGAAGCCTTATAGGTGCTTTACAGTATGTGGTCCTGACTCGTCCATATACTGCCTATACGGTAAATTGTATATGTCAGTTCATGCATGCGCTTACTACTGTCCATCTGGTCACCTTAAAACAAATCCTACAATATTTATGCGGTACACTTGATTATGGGATTTTTTTCGTCTATCTGCCCATCTTTCTTTACTTGGTTATGCGGATGCTAACAGGGGGTTGGATTTTGATGATCGTCGCTCTACGACGGGCTATTGTGTGTATTTTGGTCACACACCTGTCTCCTGGTGTTCCAAGAAACAGTAGGTAGTTTCACGGTCTATGCCTGAGGCTAAATATCAAA is part of the Gossypium hirsutum isolate 1008001.06 chromosome D11, Gossypium_hirsutum_v2.1, whole genome shotgun sequence genome and encodes:
- the LOC107913316 gene encoding uncharacterized protein, encoding MLPIPPSFVQSSEGSLISNPDASAFVQQDMLLASWLLSIINPSLLSSFTGARMACDVWNTAIHLFAVVTGTKLCRLCHDLHSLEKGSLSVKEYVAKIQNTSALIKVSGSRISEAEKVEIVLAGLPPEFDAILTLESFSSEPLPLQCLINVLLEYESRQVRAVQDVPLHANLLEIVRRRLWWALSVVVIPCLEAAGEGFNLTYNVRFADGSGI